The genomic DNA AGGCTGCCGCCCGCCATCGACATGACGTCGAACTTCCAGCGGTTGTCGAAGAGCCCGTTGACCAGGAACTCGGCGAGCCCCTCGCTGGGACCTTCACCGGCCGCGTTACGGAAGACATTTCCGCCGAGGACGCCCCACTTGTTGTCGCCGAAGTTCCGGAACTGGTTCTTGAAGATGTCGCCGAGGCCCTTGGAGACGAAGGAGCCGAAGAACCCGGCGAGGCCGCCCACCGCGAGGGACTTGAGAATGTCACGGCCGTCGATACCGTCGGGGCGGCGCCTGCCCTCGTTGAGGGTGAGCATCGCCAGCCGCACGGCGAGGGTGGTCAGCGCCTCCTGCACCGCCTCGCTCAGCGCGGGCAGCAGATGGGTCTGGTTGAGCAGACGCTGCATGATGGTGAGAATCGCCACCGTGGAACGCGCCTTGGCCGTGGCGGTCTGGCTGAACGACAGGCCGCCGGTGAAGAACGAGAGTGCCGCGATCAACGCCAGTTCGGCCAGCAGGATGAGGGCCTCGGCGACGATCTCGAACTTGGACTCCATGATCTTCTGGGACTGCTTGGTCCGGTTGTCGGAGACCTGGCGGATCTGTTCCGCCAGGTCTCCGAGCACATCCGAGCCACCCGCGCCGGTGAGCGGGGCCAGCGCCTCCTTGAAGCTTTCCGCGACCCGCGGCGGCACCGCCCCGTCGACCTTGTTGAGCAGGTCGATGACCTCGCCCCGCAGATCGAGGACCTGCGCCGCTTTGTCGTCGTAGGGAACGGCGCTGGAGAACGCCATGTCGGAGGAGGCCTGCAACGGCAGCTCGCCGAGCAGAATGAAGAGGATGTAACGGGCCGCCTCGGGGAACTCGATGCTGTCGGGGATCAAAGGTCAGTGCTTTCCGCCGCCTGTGCCGCCGCCCTCGCCCACCGAGCCGAGCCGGCCGTGCAGCAGACCGATGTCGTCCAGGTTCTGGGACTGGGTGGACTTGATCTTCCGCATCGCCATGACATGGCCTTCGATGGAGCTGTCGAAGCCATCGGCGAGGCGGTTCAGGCCGTTTTGGACATACCGGTACTCGCGGTCCGCCTGCGATCCCATCTCCTGGGCGTACTCGTCGTTCAGTCCGTACCACATCGAGGTCGGCGCCACCGCGGCCGGGAAGCCGTTCGCGAGCTGTTTGAACCGCTGGGCCAGCGAGCGGGCCTCGGAGATGAACGCCGACAGCTTGGCGGGGTCTCCCTCGAAGTGTGATCCGTGTCCGTAACTCATCGCTGCTCCTTCTTCCGGTCCTCCGGACGGGGGGCGTCCGAGGACTCCTCGTCATCCTCGGTGATCGCGTCGCGCAACCGGTCGCTCGCGCCGCCGCGTCCGGCGGCGCCCTGCCTGACGGTCTCCAGCAGCGGGCCGAAGATGTCGCCCCAGTCGACTCCGGAACCCTCGATGTGCGGCCGGCCGCCGACCGTCTCGGACAGCGGCTGGAAGGTGTGCAGCACGGTGCGGGCCATCTCGGCCTGCCCCTGGCGTGCTGCCTCGACGACCGCCGCCGCGAGTTGCGAGGCGCCCATGGTCCGGTACTTGCCGTCGAGGAAGCGCACGTCGGACAGGTGGCCCTGGGAGTTGACGGTGACCTCCACACTGCGGTCCCGGGACCGCACGGTGACGCTGGAGCTCTGCAGCCGCCGCTCGGCGGCGGCGACGGCCCGCTGGGTCTGCTCCAGCCTGGCCACCGCCTCGGCCAGCCGCTCCTGGATCGGTTCGCTCATTCCGTCGCTCTCCCGGTCTGTGTGTTCATGGCGTCTAGCGGCCGATGACGGCCGGGGCGCCGTCCTCGTCGGTTCCCCACACGTCCTCGTCCTCGTCCAGCCAGGAGGACCGCTCCCGGTCGCCGCTCTCGGTCTGCTGGCCGGCGCCGCCGCCCGCCGGGGGCATGAACGGCATGCCCCCGGAAGCCGTGGCGAGAGAGCCGCGGCCCGCCACCGAGACCTCCTCCTGGCCCCGCCCGCTCTGCGCGCGACGGGTGGTGACGGGCTGGCCGTCGTCCGCCACGCCGCGGACGCGTTCCCCCTCCGCGCCACCGGTGGACGCACCGTTGATCCGCGTGCCCATGGGGAGCATCGGCATGCCAGCCCCGGCGCCGTTGCCGGAGCCCAAGCCGTGGTCGCCGCCGCCGCTGCCGGAGTCGAGGACCTGGTCGTACAGCTCCTCCTCGTAACCGGCACCGGAGTAGCCGGGCGAGTACAGGGAGCCGCCGTCCGGCAGACCGGCGCCGCCGGGGGCACCGCCGCCGAGTCCGGTGGGGAGGGTCTGGCCCGGGTCGATGGGGGAAGTGGTCCTGGTGCCGTCGGACCGGTTGTTGGTGAGGGTGGATTCGTCGGGATCCAGGACGCTGCGGGAGCCGTCGGGCAGGGTGGTGGTGAGGCTGCCGTCCTCGCCGAGCCGGGTGACGCTGCCGTCGGTGTTGGTGATCGAGTCGCCCGGACGCAGGCTGTCGGTGACGGTGGAGCCGTCGGGCAGGGTGGTGACCACATCGCCGCCGGGCAGGTCGATGGTGCGGGACGACCCGTCGGGGTAGTCCATGGTGACCGAGCCGTCGGAGTTGAGTGTGGTGGTGCCGTATCCGGCACCGTGCCCGGAGCCCTCGGGCAGCCGCAGACCGTCGGGGACGGGGGCGTCGGGCGCGCCCGACCCCAGGGGGCCGGCACCGGAGCCGAGGTCCCGCATCTGCCGCTCGGCACGCTTCTCGGCCTCGGCCTGCTTCTTTTCCTGCTCCGCTTCCCTCTTCTCCTGCTTGGCCTCGGCCTCGTGCTCCTTCTGCTCCTGTTCGGCCTGGAGTCGTTCCTGCCGGGCCTCTTGCTCGGCTTCCTTCTTCTCCTGTTCGGCCTCGGCCTCGGCCTGCTGCTCCTCCTGCCGGTCCCGGTACTCGGACTCGGTCTGGATCCGCTTCTGCTCGGCTTCGGCCTGCTTCTTCTCTTGCTCGGCTTCCTTCTTCTCCTGTTCGGCCTCGGCTTCGGCCTGCTTCTTCTCCTGTTCCGCTTCCTTCTGCTCCTGTTCGGCCTCGGCCTCGTGCTCCTTCTGCTCCTGTTCGGCCTGGAGTCGTTCCTGCCGGGCCTCTTGCTCGGCTTCCTTCTCCGCCTGCTTCCGCTCCGCTTCGGCCTGCTTGGCCTCCTGCTCCTTGCGCTGCTGCTCCCGGTCGGTGCGGGCCTGGTTCATGAGCAGGGTCTGCCGGTCCTGGGCCTCCCGCTCCTTCTTCTCCTGTTTGGCCTCCTGCTCGGCCTGTTTCTCCTCGGCGCGCCGTTCGGCTTCGGCCTGCTTCTTCTCTTGCTCGGCTTCCTTCTTCTCCTGTTCGGCCTCGGTCTCGGCCTGCTTGGCCTCCTGCTCGGCTTCCTTCTCCGCCTGCTTCCGCTCCGCCTCGGCCTGCTTGGCCTCAGCTTCCCGCTCCTTCTCCGCCTGCTTGGCCTCGGCCTCCGCCTGCTTCCGAGCCGCGCGTGCCTCCGCCTCGGCCTGCCGCCGTTCGGCGCGTGCCTCCGCCTCCAACTGCCGTTGCAGGGCGAGCTTCTCGGCCTCGGCCGCCTTGCGCTCGGCTTCCTCCCTCGCCAGGCGCGCCTTCTCCTCCGCCTCGGCCGCCTTGCGCTCGGCCTCTTCCCTCGCCAGGCGCGCCTTCTCCTCCGCGTCGGCCTTCGCCTTCGCCGCTTCGGCCCGGTCCCGTGCGGCCTGGTCCTTGGCGAGCTCGTTGGCCAGGTTGATCGACACGGTGTTCACCTTCTCGGGGAACTTCTGGTCGTTGAAGGAGTTCTCGACATCGATGAGGGCCTGCTTGCCGGCGGCTGACAGGACATCCTGTACGCACCGCTGCCAGCGTCGGATGGCCTCCTCGCCGATCTTCTTCCAGGTGTCCTTCTCCTCAAGCTTCCCGTAAGGACTGACCGCGCCGGAGAAACCCTCGTACTTGACGTAGTGGTAACCGCCGGTGGTGTAGCCACGGCCGCTGTAGGTCGGCTTGTAGCGCACCTTGGTGATGTTGTGGTGCCAGACGTGGTCGGTGACGTCCAGCAGCACGTCGTGGAGCCAGCGCAACGGGTTGCCGGTCAGGAGCTGCCAGGTGTCCCACTTGCCGTGGAGCTTCTGGGCGGCGTTCTGGACGTCGGTACGGAAGCCTCGCAGATCGTTGCCGTAGGTGGAGTGGACGGTGCCGGAGACGGGGAACTGCTCGCTGTAGGACTCATAGGTGCGCACCAGGCCGTGGATGAGGTCCTTGAAGACCCCGGCGGCCTGCCCCTTCCAGGAAGCCTCCTGCTTGCCGAGGTCGAACTCCCAGTCCTTCAGCTCCCGGCTGCGCGCCGCGAAGAACTGCGCCACCCGGTCGAACGCCTGGGCGTTCAGGGTGAGGGACTCCAGGTCCACCGCGTCCACGTCGTGCACCGGGAGATCGTTCCAGCTGAAGTGCAGCGTGCTGCCGTTGTACAGCAACTGCTCCAGGGCCTTGCCGCCGCCGTAGCTGTACTGGGCCAGCGCTTTGTTGCTCCAGACCGTGTCCTTGCTCTGTCCTTGGAAGTCCTTGCCGAAACCGCTCTTGAACTCCGCGCCCAGCACCACGCCGCCGGCGGGCGCGTCGTCGGTACCCGAGGTGCCGAGGAGGGTGATACGGGCCTTCTTCATCTTGACCTTGGTGTTCACCCCGGCCTCGGCGACCGACCCGCCCATGCCCGAGTAGAACGGGACGACGAAGTCCGTGTTCTCCACCCGCCAGCCGGAGTTGTCGCTACGCCACTCCAGGTCGTCCACGGCGTCGACCACCGCGTTGGAGGGCTCCCCGTCGTGGTCGGAGAACTCCACCCGCATCAGAGGGATCGAGTCGTTGCCCAGCAGGGAACCGAACAGGGTCTCGCGCTTGGGCATGATGTAGCCGGTGAGCACCTGTACGGCGGTGTGCCAGTAGTCATCGACGGAGTCTGCGGGGTAAACGACGTTCTCGGCCACGAGGGAGCTCTCCGGGCGTTGTGACGTGACGGGGTGTAACGGGACGTGACGGGACGAGGCCGGGCGGGCCGGCGGGAACGGGGGCGTTCGGGAACCGCGGTAAGGCGTGGCCGCGGATCACTTGTCCTTGTCTTTGCCCCCGCCGCTCTGACCACCGGTCAGTCGGGACTCCACGTCCTCGAAGACATCCAGGAAGTCCTGGCCGTCGATACCGGTCAAGTTGCCCGACTGGGTGCTGAACAGCGTCTCGATGCTTGATTCGAGGTTGTCGACGATGTCCTTGAAGAGCCCGGTCTGCTCCTCGTAGATCTTGGTGAGCCGCTCGGCCGACTTGCCGATCGCCTGGTTGAGCGCGAGGCCCTTGCCGTGCAGGTGCTCCTCCTTCAGCATCGGCCCGAGCATCAGCGGCCGTGAGGCGCCGTAGGTGTCGAAGTCGCGCTTGCCGGACAGGTCCGCGGCCCCGATGAGCTTGCCCATGGAGGGCCCGAACGTCGGGTCGTCCAGCGCGATCTTGCGCAACTGCTCCTGGAACGGCTCGACGCGGTCGCGCTGGAACGCCTGCAGGCCCCCCTTGTCCATGCTGAGCTTGCCGGTCTTCGCGTTCGGGTCTTCCGCCATGGCGCGTCTCCTGGTGGTCGGGGTGGTGCACTGCGGGCCGCAGAGCGGTGGCCCGCGGTCCGGGTCAGCGACCGATCTTCACCGAGTCCCACATCTGGGTCAGGGACCGCTCGCTGTACTGGTAGTTCTCCGAGACGCTGGTCAGCAGCAGGGAGTGCTTGGTGAGCAGCTCCTCCATCGCCTGGACCGCACTGTTCCAGACCTGCTGCTTCTGGGCGTACACGTCCTTGTCGTCACCGATCCAGGAGTTCTTCAGCTCGTTCAGCTCCGCGTCAAGGTTGGTGAGGATGCTGTCGATCGCCTTGGTCTGGCTGATCATGTCGTCCGCGGCGTTGCTCATGTGCGAGTAGTCGACGTAGATGTAGCCGTCGGAGAAGTCGGTCATGTCCTGTCCTCGTCTCGCGTGGGTGCTGGGGAGGGAAAGGGGGATGGGCGGATATGGGAAGGGCCGGCCGGTCAGCCGCGCAGCGCGTCGAAGACGGAGTCGGACCGGGCGTACTCCTGGTTGATCGAGTCGACCGCGGAGCCCTGCTGCTTGCCGTGCTCGGCGAGGGTGTGGTTCAGCGTCTCGATCATGTCCTGGACGTTGACCATGATGACCTCGGCCTTCTCCTCCCAGGCGGTGACGAGGTCCACGAACGCCTTGCCATCACTGCCCTTGTAGTGGGACATGAGGTTGTTCTTGGTGTTCTGCACGTCCTGGCTGCACTTGGTGATGCCGGTGAAGGCCATCTCCAGTGCCTGGATGCCGTTCCGGGTCGCGGACTCGTCGGACTGCTGCATTCCGTTCGTTGCCATCTCGCACCCTCCATCGTTCGGTCCGGGAACGCCGATGCTAGGAAGCCCGGATTGCACTCCGGCCTTGTTTTCTTGCCGTCACCTTGTTTTCTCCTTGTCCTGCGCCCCGGACTTCGGACGATCCCCGGCTTCGGCGCCGTCGCCGGAAGGCTGTGCGGTGCAGCGCGGGGCGGTGACCGAGGCCCGGCCCGCCTCGGCGGCCTCGGGGTGCAGGTCGGGTCCGGAAGGCAGCATGGCCAGCATCAGCGCGGGCATCCGGCCGGGGGTGACGTCCTTGTAGCCGAGGGCCTCCACCGCGGCCGCGGTGGCCAGGCGGTACTTCACCCCGGTCTCGGTGACCAGGTAGATCGTGCCGCCGAGTTCGCCCCCGCCCGCGCCCACCAGCCGTACCAGGGAGCCGCGCCCCGGCCGTACGGCGACGCGGTCGACGGGCAGGCAGGCGGCGGCCGCCACGCCCGCGGCGTGCTGGGCGATCGGTCCGAGGCCGGCAGTGGGGGCCAGGGCGACGCCGAACCGGGTGCCCTTGCCGTCGGGGGTGACCAGGGCGCACGGAGCGTGGTGCCGGGGGACGCTCACCGCCTTCGGCGGGACCTCCGGTGCCCGGCCGGGCGCGGTCTCCGCTCCCCGGCGGCCGGTGCCGGGCGCCAGCCGGCCCTGCAGGGCGTCGGAGGTCAGGACGGCGGAGGCCGGCGTGGCGCCGTCGTAGGCCTTGGCGCGGGTGCGCGGATCGGCCAGCAGCAGGGCGAGTTCCGTGGCGGTGAGGGGGGCCAGTCCATCGGCGCGCAGCACATAGTGGCGCTCCCCGGCACCCGGCACGGCGAGGGTGAAGAGCTGTCCCACCCTGGTGGGACGGCCGTCCAGCTTCGGTCCTGCGCCGCCTGCCCCCTCGATGACGGGCGCCGCGAGATCGGGCCCGGCGGGCAGGGCGTTGAGGAAGGCCGCGGAGACCGGCACAGGGCGCACGGAGGCGTAGCCCAGGGCTTCACCGGCGGGGGAGTCGCGGTCGATGCGCAGGCGGCTGCCCTGCCAGATCAGATAGTCGCGGCCGTCGGGTCCGGCCACCAGCAGGGCCTGTGTACGGCCCAGGGTGGCGCCGTCGCTGTCCAGGCCCACGGCGAGTGTGGTCACCGTCCTGGTGGAGCCGGAGCGCGGAGCCTCGGTGACACACACCTGCCAGGGCGCCCGGGACAGGTCGCCCGCAGCGGGAAGTTCGTCGGGGGCGCCCTCGATCCCGACCGGGGTGCCGCGCGGGGTGCCCTTGAGGGAGATGGTGCTCACGGTGGTGGTGGTGAGCTTGGCGCCGCCGATCAGCTTGGCTGAGGTGTAGTTGCGCACCGGTCGCAGCCGCCCGTCCAGATAGAGGTACCGGGCGCCGGTGCCCTTGTCGACTATGAGGCCGCCGGAGGTTTGCCAGGAGTTCTGCTTGCCGGGGCTGACCAGCCCGACGATGAAGGCCCCGACCGCCACCAGAACGGCGACGATGACGCCGATGGCGATCCCGCGGTTGGTACGGCCCTGAGGGCTCTCCGGGGCGTCCGGGTCGGAGCGGAGTATGCCCGAGGTCAGGCGGCTCATGAGGAACATGTGGGCCTGGACCTGGTCGCGCTTGTTCTGCATGGGTGGGTCGGTCCTTCGGGTCGGCGGTCCGTGGGTGGGCCGGGGGCGGTCAGCCGTTCATGGCCCGCAGCAGGCCGTAGACGCCGAGCACCCACAGGGCCAGCGGGAGCAGACTGATGGCCATGGCGGAGTGCAGGATCTCGCCCGCCCTGCCCCAGTACGGCACCAGGCGCCTGCCGGGAACGGTCCACGAGGTGATGGCGAGGGCGGCGGCGACCGCGGCGAGCCCGGCGACCAGCAGCAGCCGTTCGGCCCCGGAGGCGTGCGCCGCCGCGCCGTGGATCAGCAGTGCCCCGCCCCAGACCCCGGCCGCGACCAGCGAGAGCCGCTGCAGGATGTTGCCCAGGGCCCGGCTGTGCAGGAGCAGCAGCAGTGACAGGGCGCCGGCCATGAGCACGGTGGGCAGGGTGAACCGGTGAGCCAGGCCGAACAGGCAGGCCGCGCAGATGAGGGCGGTGGCGGCGTACAGGCCGGTCATCCAGCCGTCGGCGCTCACCGTACGGGCGGCCACCGAGGACGGCGAGTGCGGCTCGATGCCCTCCTGGAGCTGCTCGGCGTTGGAGGGCAGCGGCGGCATCCGCAGCCCGGAGAGCCGGAACGACATCGACGGCACGAACGCCCCGAGAATCACGGCCGCCAGGGCGATCAGACCGGCCACGTGCCCGGGCCCCAGATCCGTGGTCATCATCAGGGCCCCGGCGAGGACCCCGACGGCGGCCACCACCACCAGAGCCAGGAACAGCGCGGCGAACGCGGCGACGGCGGCGACGGCGAGCATCGCCCCACCCGCCGCGGCGGCCCCCGCCGCCAGCAGCCGGGCCCCCAGCACCTCCCACTGGTCCGGCCCGCCGAGGGCACCACCGGGCAGCAGCCAGCCGGCCAGCGCGGCGTACGGGACGGCGGCGAAGCCGAGGGCGGCGCCCGCCTCCGCGTCGCCGACCGCGCGGCTGGCGGACGCCGCACCGCCCAGGAGCAGCAGCCCGGTGGCCGAGGCGGCCAGGGCGCGCAGCCCGCCCGAGGGACCGGGCCAGGCGAGGACGGTGAGCCCGGCGGCCAGGGTGAGCACCACCAGGCCCAGCAGAACCCGGCGGGAGGCCGGGGCGCTCCAGGCGAACGGCTGAGTCTCCATGGTCTGGGCAACGCCTTCGACGATGTCGTCCAGAGCGACCTCGGGCAGGGCGTCGGTGTGCGGCCTCAGGTGGAGGGTCTCGCCGTCGACCACGCCGAGCGACTCCAGGCTGGCGTCCTCGTCGAGCGGCCGGTCCCCGAGCCGCTGGAGCACCCAACCACCGTGCTCCAGGCCCTGTTCGGCCAGGTCGTCACCGGCGTACCGGACCAGGATCGGCAGCAGGTCGGCGACTGGGACGTGGGCGGGGACCGCGAGATCGATGGACTTGGCCGGAGCGCGCACGGTGACGCGGCACAGTTCGGACATGGTGCTGTCGGTCATGAGTAACTCACGCTTCGTCGGGAGACTCCGTCAGGCTCCGGCGGGTCGGTCGATCGTGCGACGTGTGCGTGGACGGGGCCGCACACTGCTGGGCTGAACCGGTTCATCCTTCTCGCACCGGCCCGCGTGAGCCGGCGTGGATCCGTACGGGCTCGCGTGGATCACCAGGAGCTCGCGCGGGCCCATATGAGCCTGCGCAAGCCCGTTTTGAGCTCGCTCGGATCCGTACGGTCCCGCACGGGTCAGCAAGGGTCCGTACGGGTGAACCGTCAGATGGATCGTAGACTGCCGATGGCCGGTGGGTTCCGCTCCCCGGGGCCGGGTGCGGCGGTGCGCATACTTCGTCGCGGTCCGTCCAAGTTCATTTGTTTTGTACGCCTGTTCGCCGATTCGCGCGGAGCCCGGACGGCGTCGCGTCCATCGTCGAGTCCCGCCCGTGCCGTCACCGCGGCGCCCGGAAGGAGAGCGCTCGTTGAGTACCGTCCTTTTCCGCCGGCCCGCCCGCAGACGTGGACCCGACATGCCGGACGGGGAGTTGAGCCTCCAGGAGCCGCCCGTACTGCCGGAGGTCACCCCGGACAGCTCGGCGGTGTGGAACTACCTCCCGATGGCGCTGATGTCGGTCTCCATGGTGCTGATGTACATGCGCCCGGGCGGTTCTCGCAGCGGGGTGTTCATCTACCTGGCCCTCGGCATGATGGCGGTCTCCGCCGCCGCGATGGTGCTGGGTCAATACGTGCGCCGCAGCAGCGAGCGCAAGCAGCGGCTGAACGGCGAGCGGCGGGACTACCTGCGCTATCTGCGCCAGGTGCGGCGCAAAGCGCGCACGGCCGTCGCGGAGCAGCAGCGGGCGCTGGCCTGGCGGCATCCGGCACCATCCACCCTGTGGTCGCTGGTGGGCACCAGCCGGCTGTGGGAACGACGCCCGGCCGACGAGGACTTCGGTGAGGTGCGGGTCGCGGTGGGCGACCAGAAACTGGGCCTGAAACTGGCCCCGCTCTCCACCAAGCCGGTGGAGGACCTGGAGCCGCTGAGCGCCCACGCGCTGCGCAGCTTCACCCGCGCGTACTCCACCGTGCCCCGGCAGCCGATCGCGGTGTACCTGCGGACCTGGGCACGGGTGCTGTTCCGCGGTGACCAGGAGCGGATTCGCGGGCTGGCCCGGGCGATGGTGGCGCAGCTCGCCGTGGTGCACTCCCCGGAGGATGTGTGGATCGCGGTGTGCGCGGCCGACGACCGGCGCGCGGACTGGGAGTGGGTGAAGTGGCTGCCGCACAACCTGCACCGGGCGGAGTCCGACGGCGCGGGCGCGGTACGCATGGTGGTCACCTCGGTGAACGAGCTGGACGAGCTGCTCGGCCCGGAGTTCGCCGAGCGGCCCCCCTTCGATCCGGAGGCCCGGGCCGGCCGGGAGGAGCCGTATGTGGTGGTCGTGCTCGACGGGGTGACGCTTCCGGGCGGACACCGGGCGGACGGGCCGGGCTTTCGCAACACCGTGCTGCTGGACCTGGACTCCGCGCTGACCTGGCGGCCGGGCCGGTCGACGCTCCGCCTCGACGTGACCGATGAGACGCTGCGGCTGGTGCGCACCGACCGGGAACGCAAGGAACAACTGGTTCTGCTGGGGCAGCCGGACACGATGGCCGTGCCGGCCGCAGTCTCGCTCGCCAAGCGGCTGGCGCCGTACCGGATGGGCGTGGGGCGGGAGGCGAGCGAGCCGATGGCCGCCGACACCGAACTGACCGCGCTGCTGGGCATCGCCGACCTGCACCGCCATGAACCGGCCTCGCTGTGGAGGCGGCGCAACCGCTCCGAACGGCTGCGGGTGCCGATCGCGGTGGGCCCCGGCGGGACACCGGTGGAGCTGGACATCAAGGAGTCGGCGCAGGGCG from Streptomyces sp. NBC_00654 includes the following:
- a CDS encoding YbaB/EbfC family nucleoid-associated protein, with the translated sequence MSEPIQERLAEAVARLEQTQRAVAAAERRLQSSSVTVRSRDRSVEVTVNSQGHLSDVRFLDGKYRTMGASQLAAAVVEAARQGQAEMARTVLHTFQPLSETVGGRPHIEGSGVDWGDIFGPLLETVRQGAAGRGGASDRLRDAITEDDEESSDAPRPEDRKKEQR
- a CDS encoding AAWKG family protein (Members of this family are unrelated to eukaryotic Tcp10, although some members contain a repetitive region similar to a C-terminal repeat region of Tcp10.), with the protein product MAENVVYPADSVDDYWHTAVQVLTGYIMPKRETLFGSLLGNDSIPLMRVEFSDHDGEPSNAVVDAVDDLEWRSDNSGWRVENTDFVVPFYSGMGGSVAEAGVNTKVKMKKARITLLGTSGTDDAPAGGVVLGAEFKSGFGKDFQGQSKDTVWSNKALAQYSYGGGKALEQLLYNGSTLHFSWNDLPVHDVDAVDLESLTLNAQAFDRVAQFFAARSRELKDWEFDLGKQEASWKGQAAGVFKDLIHGLVRTYESYSEQFPVSGTVHSTYGNDLRGFRTDVQNAAQKLHGKWDTWQLLTGNPLRWLHDVLLDVTDHVWHHNITKVRYKPTYSGRGYTTGGYHYVKYEGFSGAVSPYGKLEEKDTWKKIGEEAIRRWQRCVQDVLSAAGKQALIDVENSFNDQKFPEKVNTVSINLANELAKDQAARDRAEAAKAKADAEEKARLAREEAERKAAEAEEKARLAREEAERKAAEAEKLALQRQLEAEARAERRQAEAEARAARKQAEAEAKQAEKEREAEAKQAEAERKQAEKEAEQEAKQAETEAEQEKKEAEQEKKQAEAERRAEEKQAEQEAKQEKKEREAQDRQTLLMNQARTDREQQRKEQEAKQAEAERKQAEKEAEQEARQERLQAEQEQKEHEAEAEQEQKEAEQEKKQAEAEAEQEKKEAEQEKKQAEAEQKRIQTESEYRDRQEEQQAEAEAEQEKKEAEQEARQERLQAEQEQKEHEAEAKQEKREAEQEKKQAEAEKRAERQMRDLGSGAGPLGSGAPDAPVPDGLRLPEGSGHGAGYGTTTLNSDGSVTMDYPDGSSRTIDLPGGDVVTTLPDGSTVTDSLRPGDSITNTDGSVTRLGEDGSLTTTLPDGSRSVLDPDESTLTNNRSDGTRTTSPIDPGQTLPTGLGGGAPGGAGLPDGGSLYSPGYSGAGYEEELYDQVLDSGSGGGDHGLGSGNGAGAGMPMLPMGTRINGASTGGAEGERVRGVADDGQPVTTRRAQSGRGQEEVSVAGRGSLATASGGMPFMPPAGGGAGQQTESGDRERSSWLDEDEDVWGTDEDGAPAVIGR
- a CDS encoding type VII secretion system-associated protein, which produces MAEDPNAKTGKLSMDKGGLQAFQRDRVEPFQEQLRKIALDDPTFGPSMGKLIGAADLSGKRDFDTYGASRPLMLGPMLKEEHLHGKGLALNQAIGKSAERLTKIYEEQTGLFKDIVDNLESSIETLFSTQSGNLTGIDGQDFLDVFEDVESRLTGGQSGGGKDKDK
- a CDS encoding WXG100 family type VII secretion target; amino-acid sequence: MTDFSDGYIYVDYSHMSNAADDMISQTKAIDSILTNLDAELNELKNSWIGDDKDVYAQKQQVWNSAVQAMEELLTKHSLLLTSVSENYQYSERSLTQMWDSVKIGR
- the eccB gene encoding type VII secretion protein EccB, giving the protein MQNKRDQVQAHMFLMSRLTSGILRSDPDAPESPQGRTNRGIAIGVIVAVLVAVGAFIVGLVSPGKQNSWQTSGGLIVDKGTGARYLYLDGRLRPVRNYTSAKLIGGAKLTTTTVSTISLKGTPRGTPVGIEGAPDELPAAGDLSRAPWQVCVTEAPRSGSTRTVTTLAVGLDSDGATLGRTQALLVAGPDGRDYLIWQGSRLRIDRDSPAGEALGYASVRPVPVSAAFLNALPAGPDLAAPVIEGAGGAGPKLDGRPTRVGQLFTLAVPGAGERHYVLRADGLAPLTATELALLLADPRTRAKAYDGATPASAVLTSDALQGRLAPGTGRRGAETAPGRAPEVPPKAVSVPRHHAPCALVTPDGKGTRFGVALAPTAGLGPIAQHAAGVAAAACLPVDRVAVRPGRGSLVRLVGAGGGELGGTIYLVTETGVKYRLATAAAVEALGYKDVTPGRMPALMLAMLPSGPDLHPEAAEAGRASVTAPRCTAQPSGDGAEAGDRPKSGAQDKEKTR
- the eccD gene encoding type VII secretion integral membrane protein EccD is translated as MTDSTMSELCRVTVRAPAKSIDLAVPAHVPVADLLPILVRYAGDDLAEQGLEHGGWVLQRLGDRPLDEDASLESLGVVDGETLHLRPHTDALPEVALDDIVEGVAQTMETQPFAWSAPASRRVLLGLVVLTLAAGLTVLAWPGPSGGLRALAASATGLLLLGGAASASRAVGDAEAGAALGFAAVPYAALAGWLLPGGALGGPDQWEVLGARLLAAGAAAAGGAMLAVAAVAAFAALFLALVVVAAVGVLAGALMMTTDLGPGHVAGLIALAAVILGAFVPSMSFRLSGLRMPPLPSNAEQLQEGIEPHSPSSVAARTVSADGWMTGLYAATALICAACLFGLAHRFTLPTVLMAGALSLLLLLHSRALGNILQRLSLVAAGVWGGALLIHGAAAHASGAERLLLVAGLAAVAAALAITSWTVPGRRLVPYWGRAGEILHSAMAISLLPLALWVLGVYGLLRAMNG